A genome region from Triticum aestivum cultivar Chinese Spring chromosome 2B, IWGSC CS RefSeq v2.1, whole genome shotgun sequence includes the following:
- the LOC123045627 gene encoding probable protein phosphatase 2C 41 produces MARFCCFGAGCSELTGHASATSGKGKGCQGQVKVSYGFSLVRGKTNHPMEDFHVAELAEVKGNELGLFAIYDGHLGDTVPAYLQENLFSNILNEEEFWTHPDRAITKAYEKTDQAILSHTPDLGQGGSTAVTAILINGSKLWVANVGDSRAVLLKGGEAIQMSIDHDPNAERGAIENKGGFVSNMPGDVPRVCGQLAVSRAFGDRNLKSLLKSEPDVKVEDIDHTAELVVLASDGVWKVMNNQEAVDVVKRYKDPQTAAKQLVAEAVKRDSKDDISCVVVRFKM; encoded by the exons ATGGCCAGGTTTTGCTGCTTCGGCGCCGGTTGCTCAGAG TTGACAGGGCATGCATCAGCCACCTCTGGTAAAGGGAAAGGCTGTCAGGGTCAAGTCAAGGTTAGCTACGGGTTTAGCCTTGTAAGAGGAAAGACAAACCATCCGATGGAGGATTTTCATGTCGCAGAACTTGCTGAAGTGAAAGGAAACGAGCTTGGTCTTTTTGCTATTTATGATGGTCATTTAGGAGATACTGTTCCTGCATACCTACAGGAAAATTTGTTTTCTAATATTTTGAACGAG GAAGAGTTTTGGACACATCCAGACAGAGCAATCACAAAGGCTTATGAAAAGACGGACCAGGCTATTCTGTCACATACTCCAGATTTGGGACAAGGTGGCTCCACTGCCGTAACTGCCATCCTTATAAACGGCAGTAAGTTGTGGGTAGCTAATGTTGGGGATTCGCGAGCTGTTCTTCTGAAAGGAGGTGAGGCCATACAGATGTCAATTGACCACGACCCGAATGCTGAGCGCGGCGCTATTGAAAATAAGGGTGGTTTTGTTTCAAATATGCCAG GAGATGTTCCCAGAGTCTGTGGTCAGTTGGCCGTGTCCAGAGCGTTTGGGGACAGGAATCTAAAATCACTTTTGAAATCAGAGCCTGATGTGAAAGTTGAAGATATCGATCACACTGCTGAGCTAGTTGTCCTTGCGAGCGATGGAGTTTGGAAG GTAATGAACAATCAGGAAGCCGTTGATGTGGTGAAAAGGTACAAGGACCCACAAACAGCTGCCAAGCAATTAGTCGCCGAAGCAGTGAAAAGAGACAGTAAAGATGATATATCATGCGTGGTCGTTAGGTTCAAGATGTAA